In Ralstonia pseudosolanacearum, the DNA window CCTTCCACAAGCGGCGCGGGCCGCTGCGCGACACGCCGCTGGTGCTGCCCCTGGCCGATCCGCTGCGGGCCGGTCGCGCTTCGGTGCGGCCGCTGCCGGCTGCGCCGGTCGAGCCGTTTGTCGTAGACCCGGCCACGGCGGCGCTGCTGGCGTCGCTGTCATCCTTTCCTGCGTCCGGCGAGGTGCCGGACGCCGCCGATCATGCCGTTCTGGATCGCAGTGCATCTGCCTCGCCTGCCGCTCGACGCGCTGCGTTCCCGGTGGTCTGATCCGGCCGCGGGGCCGGCGGGGATGCCCCTGCCGGTCGTGGTGCTGGAGCAGGAGCGCGTGGTGGCGGCCAACCGGGCGGCCGCGCGCGAGGGCGTGCAGTCGGGCCTGCGGCGGGCCGGCATGCAGGCGCTGGTGCCGCACGCGCTGCAGCTGGAGCGCGACCCGGCCGCCGAGGCGCGGCTGGTGCAGGCGCTCGCGCTGGCACTGCTGGCCCTGACGCCGCATGTCTGCCTGGACCTGGCGGACGAGGCGACCGTGCTGCTGGAAGCGCAAGCCAGCCTGCGCCTGTTCGGCGGCCATCGCGCGCTCTGCCGGGCCGTGCGGCGCTGCGCGCGCTGCCTGGGGCTGGTGCCGCAGATCGGCACGGGCACCACGGGGCGCGGTGCGGCATGGCTGGCCAGCGCGCATGCGATGCATGGCCGCGGCGCGCAGCCGGTCCGCCTCCGGCGTGCGGTGCGGGCCGAGCGCATGGCCGCGCTGCTCGACGGCCTGTCCATCGAGACCGTCGCCCGGCTGACGCGCCCGGATTGGCTGGAAGGGCTGGGCTGCCGCACGCTGGCCGACCTGCGCGGCCTGCCGCGGGGCGGCCTGCGCCGGCGTTGCGGGCCGCTGTTGGTCGACACATTGGACGCAGGCTATGGCGAGGCGCATGAACGCTTCACCTGGTTTGCCGCGCCGATGCGCTTCGACGTGCCGCTCGAACTGCCCGGCCGCATCGACAGCGCCGAAGGCGTACTGGCCGCCGCCGAGCAATTGCTGCTGCAGCTGACCGGCTGGCTGGCCGCCCACCAGCTGGGCGCCAAGGGCTACCGGCTGACGCTGGAGCACGAACGCCGGCGCGGACGCGATGCCCAGGATGCCGCGTCGTCCACGCCGGTCGACATCCTGCTGGCGCAGCCGGTCCGCACGCTGGCGCATTTGTCGCGCGTGCTGCGGGAGCGTGTCCATCGCCTCACGCTGATCGCCCCGGTGGTCGAATTGCGGCTCACGGTGACGGATGCCGCGCCGCTTGCGCCGCCCACCGGTGCGCTGTTCCCCGCACCCGGCGCCCGCGCGGAAGATGCCGCCCGCCTGATCGACACCCTGATCGCCCGCCTGGGCGCCGCCAACGTGCTGCATCCGCAGCCCTGCGCCGACCATCGCCCCGAGCGCGCCAACCACTGGGCGGAGGTGAACGCCGCCACCACGGCGTCCGGCCGCGCCGCCGCCCGCCAGGCGCTGGCGCAATGGCATGCCCGGCAGCCGGAGCGGCCGCTGTGGCTGCTGGAGCAGCCGATCCCGCTGCTGACGCGCCAGCACT includes these proteins:
- a CDS encoding Y-family DNA polymerase, coding for MPFWIAVHLPRLPLDALRSRWSDPAAGPAGMPLPVVVLEQERVVAANRAAAREGVQSGLRRAGMQALVPHALQLERDPAAEARLVQALALALLALTPHVCLDLADEATVLLEAQASLRLFGGHRALCRAVRRCARCLGLVPQIGTGTTGRGAAWLASAHAMHGRGAQPVRLRRAVRAERMAALLDGLSIETVARLTRPDWLEGLGCRTLADLRGLPRGGLRRRCGPLLVDTLDAGYGEAHERFTWFAAPMRFDVPLELPGRIDSAEGVLAAAEQLLLQLTGWLAAHQLGAKGYRLTLEHERRRGRDAQDAASSTPVDILLAQPVRTLAHLSRVLRERVHRLTLIAPVVELRLTVTDAAPLAPPTGALFPAPGARAEDAARLIDTLIARLGAANVLHPQPCADHRPERANHWAEVNAATTASGRAAARQALAQWHARQPERPLWLLEQPIPLLTRQHYPYYRGPLRLVSLPERIESGWWDDALIKRDYFIAEGEGAVRYWIYRERVSATAGEDEARWYLHGLFG